Part of the Lichenicola cladoniae genome is shown below.
GCACGATGGTCCCTGCCCCAACTTCGGATTCGATCGCCACGTCGCCACCGGCGCTTCGCATGAAGCCATAGACCTGGCTGAGGCCGAGACCGGAGCCCTTGCCGATTTCCTTGGTGGTGAAAAACGGCTCGAAGGCCCGTGCCAGGGTCTTCGCATCCAGGCCCGAGCCTGTATCGGACACCGACACGACCACATACGAGCCCGCAGCCAGCTTCCGGTCGAATGCCGCTGCCGGGCCGAGCTCGATATTATGGCAGGCAAGCCTGATGGCCCCGCCATTGCCGCCGGCACCCTGGATCGCGTCACGCGCGTTGACGATGAGGTTCAGCACGGCCGACTCGAACTGGGCCGGATCGACCCGTACCGGATAGACGTCGGGGTCGAGGTCGAACCCGAGTACGACCGCCTCGCCGACCGCGTGCTGGGCCAGCTCCTGAAAGCCGCGCAGCAGGCGGCTCGGATCCAGTGTTTCCGGCTGCAGCATCTGGCGGCGGGAATAGGCCAGAAGTTGCTGGGTCAGTTGCTCCCCGCGGCGCGCCGCGGTCATCGCGGCTTCGGCCAGGCGAACCACGCGGTCAGTCCGTTCAGGTTTGCGGATGACCATGTCCAGGCCACCGACAATCACCGTCAGCAGGTTGTTGAAATCGTGCGCGACACCACCGGTCAGCTGCCCGATCGCCTCCATTTTCTGCGCCTGATGCAGCGCATCCTCGGTCTGCCGACGTTCCGTCGTATCCATGACGACCCCGGCCATCCTGACCGGTCGCAGAAGATCGTCGTACTCGACACGACCTTTGGCAACCACCCAGCGGATGCTGTCATCGTGGCGCCTGATCCGGCACTCGACATCGAGCCGTCCGGTAACGACCGCCTGGTCGAACGACGCCGCCACGGCATCGCGGTCTTCCTCGATTACGACTGCGAGAAACAGGTTGCGGCCCCATGACGGGCGCTGCTCGGCGAAGCCGAAAATCCGGTCGTGCTGTCCCGAATGTCGCGACATGTCGCTCAGCAGGTCCAGGTCCCACGAGCCCATCCCGGCCGAATCCAGCGCGAAGGCCAGGGTTTCGCGCGCGGCCTCGAGTTCGCGGGTGCGCTCGTGGACGCGTTGCTCGAGCGTCTCGTTCAGCAGGCGAAGCTCGGTCTCCCGGCGATCTCGTTCCAGCAGCAGGCCTCGGGCCTGGTATTGCCGGCGTCGTGCCCGAAGTGCGGAGTCCGCAGCACTGAGCAGGGTTTCCGCGTTGATCGGGCGCTCCAGCAGCACCACGTTGCCGAGCCGTTCCAGAAGGTGGGAGGCGGGCTTCGATCGTCGTGCGCTCTGCCGGGTGGCGAGCACGATGATCGGCAGGTCGGACCATGGCGGCTGCGCGTCCACCCACTCCAGCAGCGAGCGCAGATCGGTCTCGGCCAACGCTTCCTCGGTGACGACGACACCACCGACATCGCCATCGAGGCAGACACGCAACGCTGCAAGCCCGTCGCACACCTGGCACACGATGCTGCTGCGGCCTAGGACCTGAGCGATGATCGTCGCGTCGCGTCCGCGTGGGGCGAGAACGAGAAACCGCTCGACCATCGTCAGCCTGCGACGCCGGCGACCGCAGGTTCCTTCAACAGCGAGACCTGGCCCTTATAGGACGGCATGCCGCTCAACAGGCCTTCGAAATCGCTGAGGGCCTCGCCGACCTGCAGCCCGGCCGAACCCAGCTTGAACTCCCTGATCGTGTGCTCATGCGCGCTGATCCGGCTCTTGATCACCGAGACGGCGCTTCGGATCGAACCCTCGGACTCGAAAAACCGGAACAGCAGGATTCCATCGCTGAGGTAGCTCAGATCGAGATCCGAACGCATATCCCCGAGAACGCCGTGCTGCCCGAGTATCAGCAATGTCTTGACCCCCCGCTGGTTCAGGTAGCTCAGCAATTCATGCATCTGCAGGATCAGGAACTGCTCGCCCGGCATCGCGTGCAGGTAGGCGTTCAGGCTGTCCACGACCAGGAACGTCGAGCGGTCATGCTCGACCGCATCGCGCACCATGCAGGAGAACTCGCCCGGCGACAGTCCGGCCGGATCGATCTGGCTGATCGTCAGCCGGCCGTTGTCCAGATAAGGCTGCAATTCCATACCCAGGAGCCTGCTTCGAACCAGCAGCGTCTTGAGGCCTTCGTCGAACAGGTAATACGTGGCCCGCTCGCCGCGCTCCAGGGCCGCAAGCATGCAGCGCACCGCGGTGGTGGTCTTGCCGACACCCGACGGCCCGCTCAGCAATGTATTGGTTCCCGGCACGAGCCCGCCGCCAAGCAGCGCATCCAGTCCACGATTACCGGTCGAGACCGGCCTGTCGTCGAAACTCCCATGATGCCTCGACGCGACCAGTCGGGGAAACACGGTGAGGCCGCCCTTGTCGAGTGCGAAATCGTGATAGCCGCCGCGGAAGCCGATGCCGCGCATCTTGATGATCCGCAGGCGCCGGCGCTCGGCACCGAACTCCGGCGGCGCCTGCTCGAGCGACAATACCCCGTGCGCGATACTGTGCAGTTGCAGGTCGGTAGGGTCGGCAGTGCGATCGTCCAGCATCAACACGGTGCAGTTGCGGCTCGCGAAGAACTGCTTGAAGGCCAGGATCTGGCGGCGGTAGCGCAGCGGATTCTGCGCCAGCAGGCGCAGTTCCGACAGGCTGTCGAACACCACCCGCGCCGGCCGGAGCTCGTCGATCTTGCGCATCACCTCCCGCGTGGTCTCGCCGAGCTCGACCTCCGATGGATGCAGGATCGACTGCTCGCTGTCGGCATCGAGTTCGGCCTCGCTCACCAGTTCGAACAGCGTCAGTGCGTCGAGCGACCAGCCATGGCTGGCGGCAACGGCTGTCAGTTCCTTCGCTGTCTCGGACAGGGTGATGTAGAGGCCGGTCTCGCCCCGTCCCGCGCCCTCGAGCAGAAACTGCAGCGACAGGGTGGTCTTGCCCGTACCTGGCGAGCCTTCGACGAGATAGACGCGGTCCCGGGTCAGGCCGCCGTTCAGGATTTCGTCCAGCCCCGATATTCCGGTCGTCACGCGCGCAGGATCGGACAAAGAGGGTGTTGACGTCATCGCTGCACACTCGAAGCACTGGGTCTGCCAAACCGGTCAGACCGGATCCGCCCGACGACAAAGCCCGAGCGCGATCAGAGTTCGAACACATTGCCTGCGTCGGTGACGCCTCAGTACTGGAACTGGTACTTCAGCGCGACCGAACTGCCTGGATCGTTCTCCGGCGTGATGATCCCGGTGGTGGCACCGCCGGTTCCGACCGTGGTCTGCAACTTGAGGCGGCGGGTCAGGTCGATCTGCACCGTGGCCTGACTGCCGCCACCGCTGGTCGCCTGCTTGGCACCGACATACACGCCGCGCGCCACATATTTGCCGGCCTCGACACTGGCTCCGGTGCCGCTGCTCCCGCTGCTGCCGACCGCGAGCCGATCGAGACCGAGTTTCTTGCGCACCGTGCCGAGCGGATCGAAACCGCCGCCGGCTCCGGTCAGCGAGGCCAGGCCCGCCGCCACCTGGGCGATCTGCAGCGGGCTCAGCGATTTCGTGTTCTGGCCGAACAGCAGCAAGGCCAGCACCTGGTCCTGCGGCAACGACGGCGTCGAGGACAGGGTGATCTTCGGCGCGTCCGCATAGCCGCCGACATTCAGCCGCGCCACGGTCGAGCTGACGACGCTCTCTGCGGTGAAGTCGAGCGTCGGGTCGATCTTGTGGGCGACGCCGGTGCCGTTGAAGCCGACCTTGCCCTTGGTGAAGGTCAGCGAAATGCCGGCCAGGTCGAAGGTGCCGCGTCGCATGTCGAACCCGCCGCTGATCGCCGGTGCGCTCGACGTGCCGCCGACATGCAGCTTGCCGCCGAGCTCGGCATCGAGCCCATGGCCGCGCACGAAGATCTGGCCGGGTGCGTTCAGCGTGAGGTCGAGCCCGACCAGCGACGTCGAAGGCGCCGCCGCGACCGGTGCAGGCTTGTCGTCCGGACGGATGACCTTCAGCTGGGCGACCGACGGCGGCAGGCCGTTCGGGATGTTGATCGAGGCGCTGTCGATCGTCACCGTGCCACCGACATCGAGGCGGCCGGCCGCCTGCCCGTGCGCGCGGATATCCGCATCCAGCACCGCGGTCAGCAGATCGCTGGACAGTGGCCGGGCATTCTTGGCGGTGATGCGCAGATCGACGGGGAGGCCGGGCACGAGGGCGCCGACGGTTCCGCTGGCGCCGATAGTCCCGCCCCCGGCCTGCGCGGTGAAATTCTCGATGGCCAGGCTCTGGCCCTGGGCGCGGATCAGCGCGGAGATATCGGTGAGACGCAGGCCCTGCGCGAAGTCCTGGATGCCGCCACCGGCGAGTTGCACCGTGCCGTCGAGACGGGGCGCCGCAACCGTCCCGGCCACGCCCATGGCGAGCGTGATGCGGCCGCTGACCTGCCGCCCCTCCGCACCGAGGACGGCGTTCGCCAGCCCGAGATCGACAGTGCCGTCCGCCCTGAGGGCCAGCGGGCCGGTCGATGAGGTCGGCGCGGTGCCGGCGAGCGTCAGCGCCACGTTCGGGCCTGCGTCGAGACGCACATCCACCCGGGCACTGGTGCCGGCAAGCGCCACGTTGGCGACCAGCCTGGCCGCCGGCAGCGAGGCAGCCGGCCCGGTGCGCAGCCGCAGCCCGTCGCCGGTCAGGTGCACCGTGCCTGCGGGGCGGCTGGTGGTGCCGGTGAGCCGGGCCTGCGCCGCGATCACGCCGACCGCGTCGAGCGTCGGCGCGAACGGCCGCGCCAGCGCCGGTGTCACGTTGGCAACCATCACGGTCAGGTCGAGGCGCGGCATGATCCGGCCGGCCACGTCGATCGTGGCAGGGGTTGCGCCGGCCGTGCCGGCCGGCACCACCGACAGGCGCAGGCGGTCGACCATGACATCCGTGCCGAAGCCGATGCGCGCCGGGGCCAGCAGGCGGATGGTCTCGCCCTTCGCATCGGCCTCGAGCCGGCTGATCGCGACCTGCTTGTGCGGCAGGTCCAGGCGCAGCGCGGTATCGAGCCGGGCCGGGGCACCGGCGACGTTCTGCAGGATCGCCTGCGCCGTCACGTCGAGCGCCGTCTGCGGTCCGCGGGCGACGACATGGGCGTTGCCGGTGATCGCGCCGGCGGCGATGCCGGTCGCATCCAGCCGGAGATTCACCGACGGCGACGCGATCGGGTCGTCCACGGTGCCGGCAAGCAGCAGCCGTCCGACCCGCGCGCTCTTGATGCCGCCATCGGCCCGGACATCCAGGGTCACCCGCGGCGCCGCCCCTTCCGTCTGCGCGGTCCGGATATTGGCCTGCAGGCTGCCGGCGACCGGCTGGCCGATCACCGGCTGCAGATCCCCGAGCCTGGCCATCCGCACATCCAGCGTGCCCAGCGGCAGCTTGGCGCCGACCGGGAGCGTCATGTCGGCGTGTCCGACGGCGCTCTTCCAGGACAGCGCGTCCAGCGTCAGGTGCAGCGCGCCACCGGCGAGCCGAGCTGCCTGCGCCTTGAGCGTCAGCGGGGCGCGATCGAGCGTGCCGGTCAGCGACGTCGTACCCTCGGGTGCGGACGGCAGATGCCGGGCGTCGAGCAGCAGATGCAGCGGTCCGGTCGCCATGGTCGCGGTGCCCGGATTGCCGTCCGCGGTGATGTGGGCCGCGAGATCGGTCGTCGGCCCCGTGGCGGTTCCTGCCAGCGACAGGGCCCCGCGCAGGCTCGGCAGCGCACGTTCGAGCGCCGGCAACACCAGAGCAAACTGCGCGGCCAGCACGTTGGAACGGTCGGTGCCGGACGCGGTCAGGTGCAGCGCCTGCCCGTCGAGCTTGAGCTGGCGCAGCACCAGGTCGGCACCGTCCTTCGAGGCGGCGAGTGCCAGTTGCCCGGCGGGTCCGATCAGTCCGGCCGCCTGCGGCTGGCCGCCGGTGATGGCAACCGGGCCGGCGATGGTCACATCGGCTTTGGAACCGTTCTGCGAGAAGCCGACTGCGAGCCGGGCATTGCCCTGCAGATCCGTACCGCCGGCGGCGGCGAGCGGTGCCAGGTCCGGCAGGGTGACCATCAACTGGCCATGCAGCGGCGCTGCGGTGACAATCCGGCCGCTGACGCCGGCCAGCGGATGCGAAACCACGAGATCGAGCGGCCTGCCCGCCTGGTGCGGGTCGAGCGTCGCATCGAGCGTCAGCGGCGCTCCCGCCAGCAGCAGCGGCTTCGGCCCAGGGATACGAATACCCTCCGCCACCGCATGCAGATGCACCGGCCCCGAAGTCTCCGCACCGTCGAAGCGCGCGGTCAGCCGGTTGAGCCCGGCGCCGGCGGCGGATAACTCGTCCAGCACCAGGTTACCCTGGCCGAACGGCGCCTGCGGCGTTCCCTGGATGTGCGCATCCAGCGCCACCTTGTTCCAGGCGACGCCCGCCATCGGCTGCATCGCCGGGGCATCG
Proteins encoded:
- a CDS encoding PAS domain-containing hybrid sensor histidine kinase/response regulator — translated: MVERFLVLAPRGRDATIIAQVLGRSSIVCQVCDGLAALRVCLDGDVGGVVVTEEALAETDLRSLLEWVDAQPPWSDLPIIVLATRQSARRSKPASHLLERLGNVVLLERPINAETLLSAADSALRARRRQYQARGLLLERDRRETELRLLNETLEQRVHERTRELEAARETLAFALDSAGMGSWDLDLLSDMSRHSGQHDRIFGFAEQRPSWGRNLFLAVVIEEDRDAVAASFDQAVVTGRLDVECRIRRHDDSIRWVVAKGRVEYDDLLRPVRMAGVVMDTTERRQTEDALHQAQKMEAIGQLTGGVAHDFNNLLTVIVGGLDMVIRKPERTDRVVRLAEAAMTAARRGEQLTQQLLAYSRRQMLQPETLDPSRLLRGFQELAQHAVGEAVVLGFDLDPDVYPVRVDPAQFESAVLNLIVNARDAIQGAGGNGGAIRLACHNIELGPAAAFDRKLAAGSYVVVSVSDTGSGLDAKTLARAFEPFFTTKEIGKGSGLGLSQVYGFMRSAGGDVAIESEVGAGTIVRLYLPRSGETAPEAKPAPSTLMPLRQASEETVLLVEDDEQVLDMAVESLEELRYTVMVSRNAHEALEHLAGQARIDLLFSDVVMPGSMNGAQLAIEAQRLRPGLKVLLTSGYAGESGASQLVGRSLPILSKPYRRDELAQKLRVVLGSAP
- a CDS encoding ATPase domain-containing protein; translated protein: MTSTPSLSDPARVTTGISGLDEILNGGLTRDRVYLVEGSPGTGKTTLSLQFLLEGAGRGETGLYITLSETAKELTAVAASHGWSLDALTLFELVSEAELDADSEQSILHPSEVELGETTREVMRKIDELRPARVVFDSLSELRLLAQNPLRYRRQILAFKQFFASRNCTVLMLDDRTADPTDLQLHSIAHGVLSLEQAPPEFGAERRRLRIIKMRGIGFRGGYHDFALDKGGLTVFPRLVASRHHGSFDDRPVSTGNRGLDALLGGGLVPGTNTLLSGPSGVGKTTTAVRCMLAALERGERATYYLFDEGLKTLLVRSRLLGMELQPYLDNGRLTISQIDPAGLSPGEFSCMVRDAVEHDRSTFLVVDSLNAYLHAMPGEQFLILQMHELLSYLNQRGVKTLLILGQHGVLGDMRSDLDLSYLSDGILLFRFFESEGSIRSAVSVIKSRISAHEHTIREFKLGSAGLQVGEALSDFEGLLSGMPSYKGQVSLLKEPAVAGVAG
- a CDS encoding translocation/assembly module TamB domain-containing protein: MGWVLGLLVGLPLALVLLLLAVVLIGANTDPGRRLIERQAASLSGGLVALHGLGGRFPDALKVDRLEIHDTKGVWLAIDHLVLDWSPLRLLALDAHVELASADRIEVPRLAVPDPNAKPVPPARPDQKSGLHLGVLIDRLHVGRIDLGAPVAGTAVSAGVDGHARIADLAPLLGGATIATLPNTDLALSLARLDHPGHAELSARVTPARLALHLKADDPADGFVTVLAHMPVLDPLHLSLDLDGPRDRAALTLAATAGAPASGVLTLAANGSLDLLQPRFDVQVKLDAPAMQPMAGVAWNKVALDAHIQGTPQAPFGQGNLVLDELSAAGAGLNRLTARFDGAETSGPVHLHAVAEGIRIPGPKPLLLAGAPLTLDATLDPHQAGRPLDLVVSHPLAGVSGRIVTAAPLHGQLMVTLPDLAPLAAAGGTDLQGNARLAVGFSQNGSKADVTIAGPVAITGGQPQAAGLIGPAGQLALAASKDGADLVLRQLKLDGQALHLTASGTDRSNVLAAQFALVLPALERALPSLRGALSLAGTATGPTTDLAAHITADGNPGTATMATGPLHLLLDARHLPSAPEGTTSLTGTLDRAPLTLKAQAARLAGGALHLTLDALSWKSAVGHADMTLPVGAKLPLGTLDVRMARLGDLQPVIGQPVAGSLQANIRTAQTEGAAPRVTLDVRADGGIKSARVGRLLLAGTVDDPIASPSVNLRLDATGIAAGAITGNAHVVARGPQTALDVTAQAILQNVAGAPARLDTALRLDLPHKQVAISRLEADAKGETIRLLAPARIGFGTDVMVDRLRLSVVPAGTAGATPATIDVAGRIMPRLDLTVMVANVTPALARPFAPTLDAVGVIAAQARLTGTTSRPAGTVHLTGDGLRLRTGPAASLPAARLVANVALAGTSARVDVRLDAGPNVALTLAGTAPTSSTGPLALRADGTVDLGLANAVLGAEGRQVSGRITLAMGVAGTVAAPRLDGTVQLAGGGIQDFAQGLRLTDISALIRAQGQSLAIENFTAQAGGGTIGASGTVGALVPGLPVDLRITAKNARPLSSDLLTAVLDADIRAHGQAAGRLDVGGTVTIDSASINIPNGLPPSVAQLKVIRPDDKPAPVAAAPSTSLVGLDLTLNAPGQIFVRGHGLDAELGGKLHVGGTSSAPAISGGFDMRRGTFDLAGISLTFTKGKVGFNGTGVAHKIDPTLDFTAESVVSSTVARLNVGGYADAPKITLSSTPSLPQDQVLALLLFGQNTKSLSPLQIAQVAAGLASLTGAGGGFDPLGTVRKKLGLDRLAVGSSGSSGTGASVEAGKYVARGVYVGAKQATSGGGSQATVQIDLTRRLKLQTTVGTGGATTGIITPENDPGSSVALKYQFQY